A stretch of DNA from Juglans microcarpa x Juglans regia isolate MS1-56 chromosome 5D, Jm3101_v1.0, whole genome shotgun sequence:
TTGTATGTATACCACTTAGCAAGAAAGAGATACACCAAGAAGTTCAGCAGGCTGAGAATGGCCAAGAGCCAGTAGAAGTAGTCAAGATGGCCCCTGTTCAAGTTGTCTGGAATCCAACCAAGCTTCCCATTCTTTGTGGTGATTTTTGTCACAATGGTTACAAGCAGAGTGCTCAAGTAATTCCCCAATGCCACAGTTGTTAGTGACAGAGCCGAGCACAAACTTCTCATAGCATCGGGTGCTTGGTCGTAGAAGAACTCTAACTGTCCAATGAAAGTGAATACTTCTGCACATCCAATAAGAAAATACTGTGGTACTTGCCAGAAAATTGACATGGGAATGTACTCGAGGTCATAGTAATTGTTCCTCTTAACAATCTTTAGACGAACAACCTCCAAAACCCCAGCAGTGACCATGGAGAAAATGGAAATGACAAGGCCAATGCCCATTCGTTGCAGCTGGGTGCATCCCCTTTCGTTGCCGGTAAACCTCCTTGCATATGGGACTATAATTTGGTCATAGACAGGAGCCCAGAAGATGACGCTAAGAGTGTCAAAAAGGGAAAGGGATGCCGATGGAATTTTGAAGCGAGCACCCATGTGTTGGTCCATTGTGTTGCCTTGTAAAACGAACATGGTGCTCATTTGACTATAAACCGTAGAAAAGACTATTCCTGATGCCCATATTGGGAGCAGCCGAATGAGAATCTTGAGCTCTTCAACTTGTGTCACTGTGCAGAGTCTCCAGGGGTTTGTAAAGCCCTTAATATGGTCACTTTGGATCTCCACAGCAGCCTTGTCAAAGAACCTGGAAATCGACAATCTTGATTAGAAATCAATCAGATTTAAAGACAAATGATCAAATATAAAAGGATCGACAACAAGTACTTCCTCCATGGGAAGTCAATATGAGCATATAAGACTTAATCTCATGTTGCATCATGACAAGAAACTTAAATGCAAAGATTAGATAACCACTTTGAATCACTAAATATCAAATTTGTGGAGGCAAGAAGATCATTATTTCAAACCGGTCAAGTGATCACATCTGAATTGATAAGCTTATGATAATCCTGGTGCCAACCCACTCACCTTAGCTTGTCAGTGTGTTCAAGCTTGCGACTTCCTTTGATATTACATTCCTCATCTGCAGTCTCATAAAGGAGAGACTTATCAGCAGGTACTTCAACATTATGTTTCCCAAAGGATGCAACAATAACCTGGAAAATCCTTGAAAGTGGGCTCCCTCCAGGTTTTTGAATCCGGTATAACCGGCTAACTGAGAAAAAAGACACAACTGCTATGGCCATTGCAACTGCTGGGATTCCAAACCCCCATCCCCAGCCAACATTCATTTGTATCCAAACCAAAACTGAGGAAGCAATAAGTGCACCTATATTGATGGAAAAGTAAAACCAATTGAAGAAAGAGATCTTCCTTTTCCTCTCCATCTCGTCAGTTTCATCAAATTGATCAGCACCAAAAGAAGAGACACATGGCTTGATTCCACCAGTCCCAAGAGCGATCATGTAAAGTGCTACAAAGCAGACTGCACTTTGTGTTGTTGTTGGATGGCAACCATTCTTATCGCATGATGGCTCTAGTCCATGGACAGAAGCACTTAATGTTAATAATGTCATCCCCTACAAGAAAAATTGGAGTTCTTCAAACATTTCTGGGTAAGTCAGCATACTAGGCAACACGGTTTATGCTTATTGGGAAGATAATCATCACTTGAGATAAATTTGAAACCCACTGAGAAAGAGGAACCAAGTCCTCctactttttttcatatagttTTCTCTGCAGGGAGACTGTAAATTGGAAGAAATTGAATGATAAAAGTTTTCATAACAACTCAAAAGGAAGAGAATGACCAAAATTGAAACCTGATGCTGTTAAAAAATTGATACATGTATCAAATTTACAATGAACCATGCTAATATTCACATTCAAAACCTTGAGAATTCAAGCTTGACAGGAACCCGGCCACCACCATTTCCAATTCAAGCTTTCATGTACATGTATAGATGAGGAGTTTGTTTGAAGAAACTtacaaatatatagatgattgaGAAACTAGCAATCGTCCAATATCTTCCCAAGTAGGCATCAGCAAGAAAGGCTCCAATCAATGGTGTGATGTAGCAGGTCCCAGACCAATTGGTTACATTGTTGGAGGCTGTCACATTTCCCTGATTGAGACGCTGCTGAAGATAATTCACCAGATTGGTACTCATCCCGTAGTATGCCAATCTTTCACAACACTCAGTTGCTACAAAAAATCACTCAGTGTCCAAAATCTCAGGATCATCATCACATATCATAAATGATTTAGCAAGGACTaatgaaaaaaacatttaaacaaTACCAAGAATAAAGCGGCAAGCTTTCCAGTTTCCTGTCTTTCTCTTGTCAGCAGGATTCTTGTTGATGTCCACGGTGCCATCCTGTGTGTAGATATCATCCGCTGCCATGTTATGCTCGTGCTTAATTTGGGCCTTGTTTTACTTTAGTATTTTCGCTCAAAGGCTTACCTACAATATCAATCAACGTTCAAATGAATTAGGCATGCATGGTTGCAATCCCAGACATTATGACTAAATACTTGTCTTAATTGTACGTGGCAAAAAACATAGACATATATTTCTCTTGGTTGTGGTTGAGTGCGTTGCTAGTGCTTTGTTATGTAGTAGAAAGGTGacaaaaaatggaggaaattgGAATGCTAGATAAACCACATAGTCCTAGAAGCTCAAAATATTTAGGACAATTCTCATCCGATTTCTCTGAAAAGTTTGTAAACTAGAAGCACACAAACTGCATATAATCTTAAAAGCCAATCAAGAACTCGGACCATATGGATCAGAAAAGGGATCAACAATGCTGAAGATCTTTTCACACGGATGGAACCAACAAAACTGAACATACATATCACACGAGAAAAGTTACCAGAAACAAGATTTTATGAGATGGGAAGTATCATTACCTAATATTAGTAGCAGAAACTCAGAGAACGGAGAAAAGTACAAAGAAATTCTAACCATCATTCGAGTAGTCCAAGACACATCATTAGCTCCAAAATGGTTTAAGTCACGCGATGTAATGATTTATGAGGTTGACCCCTCGACGAATGGACcacataaaaataagataatgtATAAAAGCAACTACGCAAAAATCATATAATGTTCAAAAGGAACTAcgcaaaataatataatttactCAGAGCAACTTCAGAAACTTCAAACAGACACCATACATACCTAGTAGAGCAGTATATATGATTTATTCAACACTCATGAAAATACGTTAACAACTCGATAGCACTAGAGAACAAGATGGCCATTGTCAAAAAATCCAAGTGTATCTGATTTTGCCATttcaaattaaagaaacaaacaaaagatgCGTCAAAGTTTAAAAGAGTTTAATTTGGGAGgggaaaatttttatttctataggATTTATCTTATCAAGAAAATCTTCAAAGATTACTTTTTCATAGTTTTTTTGAAATTTCGGATACATCTAGTTCCGACCTTGCGTCAAAACCAAACATTCTACCATAATTTTAAAAGCCAGCCAGGGCCCATGTGCAGAAAGCCAacttttattgtttatttctttttttattatatgatgaAAGAATTAATATGGAATCAGCAAAAAGTATTGGAATCGAAAATGGTATcacagaaaaaaaattgaggtttgattccaggaaaaaaaaaaaaacaaacaaacagagagagagggtgataAAGAGTAGATGAAAAGAGTCTCGCAGGGTCAAAAACCCATATTCTAATAAACAAAAACTCTATATTACAATAAACAGATGACGACAGAACAAGATTACGCATGtagttaatattataataaagcTTGAAAAACGAAGAAGCAATCTTGATACAATGAGAGCCTTATAAATCTGAGTATAATTATGGATCTAGGAAACTGGGTTGAAGCCTCGGGAAGGTACAAACAGAAACCCCCAAGACAGACAAAAACAAGAACCAAAAAACGGAAGACTGAAGATATAGAACCCACAAGACTGGTCCCTGGTCATGCCATAAAAGGTTTGTAGTTGTAGATACCTTGCATGAATGTATGCAGATGATGATAACTCGCACACagggaggggggagagagagagagagagagagagagagagagagttctctTATAGTTT
This window harbors:
- the LOC121266166 gene encoding protein NRT1/ PTR FAMILY 8.1-like, which translates into the protein MAADDIYTQDGTVDINKNPADKRKTGNWKACRFILATECCERLAYYGMSTNLVNYLQQRLNQGNVTASNNVTNWSGTCYITPLIGAFLADAYLGRYWTIASFSIIYIFGMTLLTLSASVHGLEPSCDKNGCHPTTTQSAVCFVALYMIALGTGGIKPCVSSFGADQFDETDEMERKRKISFFNWFYFSINIGALIASSVLVWIQMNVGWGWGFGIPAVAMAIAVVSFFSVSRLYRIQKPGGSPLSRIFQVIVASFGKHNVEVPADKSLLYETADEECNIKGSRKLEHTDKLRFFDKAAVEIQSDHIKGFTNPWRLCTVTQVEELKILIRLLPIWASGIVFSTVYSQMSTMFVLQGNTMDQHMGARFKIPSASLSLFDTLSVIFWAPVYDQIIVPYARRFTGNERGCTQLQRMGIGLVISIFSMVTAGVLEVVRLKIVKRNNYYDLEYIPMSIFWQVPQYFLIGCAEVFTFIGQLEFFYDQAPDAMRSLCSALSLTTVALGNYLSTLLVTIVTKITTKNGKLGWIPDNLNRGHLDYFYWLLAILSLLNFLVYLFLAKWYTYKKTTGPSH